A stretch of Pseudomonas sp. CCC3.1 DNA encodes these proteins:
- a CDS encoding DUF1244 domain-containing protein, whose product MTPQERLELEAAAFRRLVEHLDSRKDVQNIDLMNLSGFCRNCLSKWYKAAADERQIDISLDDAREVVYGMPYTEWKSQYQKEANAEQTATFAKGKQHD is encoded by the coding sequence ATGACGCCCCAAGAACGCCTTGAACTTGAAGCCGCTGCCTTTCGCCGCCTTGTTGAACATCTGGACAGCCGCAAAGACGTGCAGAACATTGACCTGATGAACCTCTCGGGTTTTTGCCGCAATTGCCTGTCCAAGTGGTACAAGGCTGCGGCGGATGAACGTCAGATCGACATCAGCCTCGATGACGCGCGTGAAGTGGTGTATGGCATGCCGTACACCGAATGGAAATCCCAGTACCAGAAAGAAGCCAACGCCGAACAAACGGCGACGTTTGCCAAAGGAAAACAGCATGACTGA
- a CDS encoding HopJ type III effector protein gives MTDLNTLRASLNSGEHVFADTLAFIAAHYDYQPQAFNNGGVENAAGQNEGSCKTLGLALLEGLSDQEALLAFGEHYRSVLATPEGTDHSNIRALIEHGLAGVKLTAQPLTRKA, from the coding sequence ATGACTGATTTGAACACCCTGCGCGCCAGCCTCAACAGCGGCGAACACGTATTCGCTGACACGCTGGCGTTTATCGCCGCGCACTACGATTACCAGCCGCAGGCTTTCAACAACGGCGGCGTCGAAAACGCAGCCGGGCAAAACGAAGGCTCGTGCAAAACCTTGGGCCTGGCCCTGCTCGAAGGCCTGAGCGATCAAGAAGCCCTGTTGGCGTTCGGCGAGCATTACCGTTCGGTTCTGGCAACGCCAGAAGGCACTGACCACAGCAACATCCGCGCCTTGATCGAGCACGGCCTGGCCGGGGTTAAACTCACCGCCCAGCCGCTGACGCGCAAAGCTTAA
- the trxB gene encoding thioredoxin-disulfide reductase codes for MSEVRHSRVIILGSGPAGYSAAVYAARANLKPLLITGMQAGGQLTTTTEVDNWPGDVHGLTGPALMERMREHAERFETEIVFDHINAVDLKSKPFTLTGDSGTFTCDALIIATGASARYLGLPSEEAFMGKGVSACATCDGFFYRNKPVAVVGGGNTAVEEALYLANIASKVTLVHRRETFRAEKILIDKLNARVAEGKIEFKLNSTLDEVLGDNMGVTGARLKNNDGSFDEIKVDGVFIAIGHTPNTSLFEGQLELKDGYMVVKGGREGNATATSIEGVFAAGDVADHVYRQAITSAGAGCMAALDAERYLDDLQNAAFK; via the coding sequence ATGTCTGAAGTACGTCATTCGCGTGTGATTATTCTGGGTTCTGGCCCTGCCGGTTACAGCGCTGCGGTTTATGCTGCCCGCGCTAACCTCAAACCACTGCTGATCACAGGCATGCAGGCGGGCGGTCAACTGACTACCACCACTGAAGTCGATAACTGGCCAGGTGATGTACACGGTCTGACCGGGCCAGCGTTGATGGAGCGCATGCGCGAACACGCCGAGCGTTTTGAAACCGAGATCGTGTTTGATCACATCAACGCCGTTGATCTGAAAAGCAAGCCATTCACCCTGACTGGCGACAGCGGTACGTTCACCTGCGACGCGCTGATCATCGCGACCGGTGCCAGCGCTCGTTACTTGGGCCTGCCGTCTGAAGAAGCCTTCATGGGCAAAGGTGTTTCGGCCTGTGCGACCTGTGACGGTTTCTTCTACCGCAACAAGCCTGTTGCCGTAGTGGGCGGTGGTAACACCGCGGTTGAAGAGGCACTGTACCTGGCCAACATCGCCAGCAAAGTGACTCTGGTTCACCGTCGCGAGACGTTCCGTGCCGAGAAAATCCTGATCGACAAACTGAATGCCCGTGTGGCTGAAGGCAAGATCGAATTCAAGTTGAACTCGACTCTGGATGAAGTGCTGGGCGACAACATGGGCGTGACAGGTGCTCGTCTGAAAAACAACGACGGCAGCTTTGACGAAATCAAAGTCGACGGCGTGTTCATTGCCATCGGCCACACCCCGAATACCTCGCTGTTTGAAGGCCAACTGGAACTCAAAGACGGCTACATGGTGGTGAAGGGTGGCCGTGAAGGCAACGCGACTGCGACCAGCATCGAGGGCGTATTTGCTGCCGGCGACGTAGCTGACCACGTGTACCGCCAAGCCATCACCTCGGCGGGCGCTGGCTGCATGGCTGCACTGGACGCTGAACGCTACCTGGATGACCTGCAGAACGCAGCGTTCAAGTAA
- the cysZ gene encoding sulfate transporter CysZ: MPAPVLSGPQYLREGLKLVLSPGLRLFVLLPLMINLVLFVGLIYFAGHQFSLWVDALMPSLPSWLSFLNYVLWPLFVVLVALMVFFTFTMLANIIAAPFNGFLSEKVEAVVRGVDNSPPFSWSELIAMVPRTLVREMRKLGYFLPRAIALLILSFIPVVNLIAAPLWLIFGIWMMAIQYIDYPADNHKLGWNEMLAWLRQKRWQSLSFGGVVYLVLLIPVVNILMMPAAVAGATLFWVRERGEEALAVKKS, from the coding sequence ATGCCCGCCCCCGTTCTTTCTGGCCCACAGTACCTGCGTGAAGGCCTAAAGCTGGTCCTGAGCCCAGGCCTGCGTTTATTCGTGCTGCTGCCGCTGATGATCAACCTGGTGCTGTTCGTCGGGCTGATTTACTTCGCCGGGCATCAGTTCAGCCTTTGGGTCGATGCGCTGATGCCATCACTGCCCAGCTGGCTCAGCTTCCTCAACTACGTGTTATGGCCGTTGTTTGTCGTATTGGTCGCGCTGATGGTGTTTTTTACCTTCACCATGCTGGCCAATATCATTGCCGCGCCCTTTAACGGTTTTCTCTCGGAAAAAGTCGAGGCCGTGGTACGCGGTGTCGATAACTCCCCGCCTTTCAGCTGGAGTGAGCTGATCGCCATGGTGCCTCGCACGCTGGTGCGTGAAATGCGCAAGCTGGGGTATTTTCTGCCGCGTGCCATTGCGTTGCTGATTCTCTCGTTTATACCGGTGGTCAACCTGATCGCAGCGCCCTTGTGGCTGATTTTCGGGATCTGGATGATGGCCATCCAGTACATCGACTACCCGGCGGACAACCACAAACTGGGCTGGAACGAAATGCTCGCCTGGCTGCGGCAAAAGCGCTGGCAAAGCCTGAGCTTTGGCGGGGTGGTGTATCTGGTGCTGCTGATTCCGGTCGTCAACATCCTGATGATGCCCGCAGCCGTGGCCGGGGCGACGTTGTTCTGGGTACGTGAACGGGGCGAAGAGGCACTGGCCGTCAAAAAATCCTGA